CCATGGTCACGCATCTGCTTCTGGCCGAGAAGAGTACGTTCGATGCCCCCGGTGACAAGCGTTGCGAGCCGATCTTGTCAGACCCTACTGGAACGATCACCGGTGTGATTCATGAAGACGATCTTGCTTTCGAGGCGGCGCGTGCGCGTGTTCGAGCTGGTGAGTACCTGGACTCGATGCCCGGCCTGCCCGGGGAAGACACCGAGGGCGGTGGCGTCTTCCAATACGCACCTGATGGGCGACTGCAGCGCGTCTACTCCCGGTGGCATGTCGGGTTCCGGGAGGCACGAGACTTAGGGTGCATTCCGGACCTGCCGCCGCTCCATCCGGCGTCGCCCGATGCTGTCGAGGCCTGCGAAACGGCGATCGGTCGCTCCTTGCCGCCCCTGCTGCGGCGTTGCTACCTGGAACTGGGTAACGGTGGTTTCGGACCGAGCTACGGCTTGATGTCCATCGAGGAACTGGCGCACGCCGTTCCCGACAGAGACAGCTGGCCGATGTCTCTCGCCCCCGCCTGCACATTCCTGCTGCCCGTATCGTCCTGGGGCTGCGGAATCGAGTCGTGCATCGACTTGTGCAGCCAAGACGCCCAAATGTGGGTCATAGACCCGAACTACGGGCCTGACAACGAAGCCGACCCTGTGCAGTTCCCACATGGCACGGCCAGCCTGGTCCTGTATCCGCACGGGATGACATTCGCATCCTGGCTGCACCGATGGGCGCGGCAAGACCTCTCACTTCCGTTGGTAGTCGAGGACGAAGAAACGGGCGCATGGCGCCACGCGACCGATACTGACTAGGCACCGCCAACCCAGCCGAAGAAATCATCCTTCAGGCGGACCGAGCAATCTCGCGGCTCCGGGCAGTTCACTCTCGTGCCGCCGATCGTGCGCACCGGCCAGCGACGAGGCATCACGCTCGGTGGCCCACCCATACCAGCGCCTTGACCTACCGAAATCAGTGCGTCTTTACGGCTTCTCCATCAACCCACGAAGCTTCTGTGTGCTCTCATCAGCGTCCATCGCCGCCTGGGCCGCCTGGGCCGCCTCGAACTCGCGCTCCCACGCTGCGATCTGTTCCTCGGTCGGCTCCGCGACGAAGTACTCATAGGGGCCTACCGAGACGCCCTCACAAACGGATCGCGAAGCGCCCTCCACAACCTCCAGCCCCAAGTCTTCGGCCGTACGCGATCCCATTGAGAAGAGTACGAAGCCCGCTTCGAACAAGAAGCTCGACGGCTCCTCCTGTTCGTATCGGTAGCCCTTCGCAACCAAGTCCGCGACCACGTCGGCCAGCAACCGCCAGGTCAGCTGCACCCCGTCGAGAAATGCCTCGTGACCCCGGCCCGCATCATGCGGAAGCTCAACGAGTTCCACGAGATCGTCACCGGTATAGGAGATCACGAGCAACCGACCGATGTCGTAGACCGCCCGGCTGTCCTTCCCGGGATGCATCGGAGGCCCGAGCCGACTCTCCACAGCCTCCCGGGTCTCACCGATTCGCGCTGCGGCTACCCCCCTACCGGGTTGGATCTCCATATGGTGATCGTGCCCGAACCCCACCACAACCATCTGCCCGGGGGCGTGGTCTAAGAGTTCGGCCCAGGCGTAGTGCTTCGACGTACTGATCTGCCGCCGACCTGGCAGCCAGGTACCGCATACATCGCGAACGCGCTACTGTCCGGCTTCTGGCCGCGAGCCTCCCGCCTCGCGGGCAAGGAGTTCGTCCCACCGGCCGACGAAAACAACATCGGCGCCAGGTGGAAGACGTTCAACCACCATCGCGACAGCTTCTCTTGCGGTTGCCGCTGGTCCGACAGTCTGACTTCGACTAGGTCCGGCAACTCGATAGGCGCCTCCCGGCGCCGGCTCGATGTACGGGATGTCCCACCCCCAGGGCCACTCGGTGCAGCGACTGAAATGCAGCTCGCCCATCCCGGTCCAGGGAAACAGACATCGCAAGCGAGGCTCGGCATAGGCGGCTTTCAGCAGGTCCGCGTGCACTCGCCCATCTGCACGTACTGTTTGCCAGCCCGCTTCGACCAGGTCCTTTACCGCATGTTCCATCGAGGCCATCATGCACGACGAAAAGCTCTGCTGCTCTTACTCATTTGCCGCGATCCGCGTGCTGGCTGCCCGCGTGATGATGACAATCCGTAGTCGCTGGCTGGGGCGTCTGGTGGGCCAGTTGAGAGCGTCACGCCGTTCGTCGCGCGGCCACCGACCGGGGCCAGGTCGGGCCGTCCGGGTGGGGCGAGGGAGACCGTCAGAATCAAACCGAAGCTTGTCCACGTCGGCAGCAACACTCCTGTCCTTTGTCAGTGAACTGTGCCCTCGTGCCAATGAAGGATGTCCGACGCGTGGTTTGCACCAGTGGACCGTGTCTGCTGGGTGGGTAGTCAGAGGTCGAAGAGCGATTCGCGTTGCGGCGGGTCGAGTACTTTGCGCAGCTCAGAGATGGTCTGGCGCCATGCTGGGCCGTGGGGTGTCGCGTCCCAGTGCTCGGCGAGCCAGGTAGGTGTCGTGATTACGCGGTCCAGGGCGTCAATGGCGAGGTTCCGGAGATAGGCCGGGAACTCGGGCATCGGCGTGGTCGGGCCGTGAGCCGAGGTGATGGGTGCGCCGCCTGGGTACTGCGCGGCGATCAGGGCAGCGGCGGCGACGGCTCGCGGGGCGTCCGAGAGCCGGGGGTCATTGTCGGCTGGACTGGCGACGCGTTCGAGGACGGCGCCGATCATTTCGATGCGGGTGTGTGCTGGTCCGTCGTCCAGTTCGAAGGCGAAGTCGGCGGCGTCGTCGTTGTCGAACGGGCCGACGTCCCAGGTTCCCATGGCTGCCTTGACCTCCCCGATTGTGCCGGGTGATCTTCGCATCATGAGTCGGTGTTCGAGGGAGGCGGCTCGTTCACAGGCTGATCGTCTCGAGCCCGCGGACAAAGTTCGATGGCACAAACCCGCACGGGGACAAAGTTCGCTGGCACGAGGGGCACACCTCGATGGCAAAGGACAACTTCCGGCCTGGTCACGGCCTGCGGTCAGTGCCGTGAAGACCGCTGTAGTAGTGACCTGGCCGAGATCGGCGACGTCGCTGTGCAAACTTGTGCGGATCGTCTGCAGCTCCGCGTCGGTGAGCGGACGGCGTACGCAAAAAACGCCATGGCCGGTGCCGGGAGACGAGGGTGTAAGCATGTGGCCTCCTCGGGCATGAGGATCACCCCGGACACCGCGACGGTGTCCGGGGTAATGAGGTGCGTTACGCGGATCGCTGGAAGACGGCGATGTCACCGCGCGGCAGCGCGATGGCATGGGCCTGGTCAGCGAACACCTGGCCGGTGAACAGGTCGAGGTCGAACAGGTTCAGCGGGATCTGCGCCGCCGCGAGGGCTTCGGTCCAGCCCCGTAGGTCGCGTTCGGTTTCGGCAAATTCCCGCTGTGACCGGAATCGGCCGTGGTAGGCGGCGTCGAACCGTGCGATGACCGCTTTGCCGGTGGTGAGGGGACTGTCGGGGGCACTGCCGGTTTCTCGGTGCAGCCATTCACCGATGGCCGCCGGCGGTAGATCATGCTCGACGGCGAGTTGTTCGATGGCGCAGAGCACGGCCAGCGGCACGGGCTGCGAGCCGCGCCGGTATCCGCCGTAGCCGTGCGTTTCCACGACCAGCACCCGGTCGAGGTCAGGATCACGGGTGAGTTCGCCGATCTGCGCCATGGTGGCGGCCAGGGTGGTGCCGGCGCGGGTCCACCAGGTCAGCGTCGGGTCCTGCGGCCGGGCGATGAGGATGGCGGTCTGTCCGCTGCCGGGTTCCGGCCGGTTGCCGGGGCTGCGCTGATCGCGTTCGTCACGGAGCGCGGCCAGCACGGACATGGCGTGCCGGCTCAGCTGGGTCAGGGCTCGTATGGCCCGATCGCGGTGGTGGCGCTGCCGGTCGGTCAGTTCCGCGCCGGGCGTGATGACCCGCGCGTCGTAGGTCAGCCAGGCGACGGGGGTGCCGTGGCTGCAGACCACGTAGTAGATGGCGTCGCCGGTGACCGCTTCGCCGGCTGGGCGCTCGAGGTTGGCCGTCAGTTCGCGGGCTGCCGCGTCGGTCAGGGTTCCGGTCGTGATGTCTTCTGGCGTTGCCTGGTGCAGGCAGCGGCCGGTGAGGGAATCGACCGTGACGTCGCCCAGGGCGCTGATGCGGGTCCAGGCCCGTTGTTCGGTTATGCGCATCGGCCGGACTCCCTGGCGAGCGGGGTGGCGGGGTGCGCGTGGGTGTCGGCCAGCCGGGCGCGCTGGCCGGTCGGGACAACGGTGCCGGTGCGTGGCCGGGACGGTCGGCGGTTGGCGGCCGTGAGTCGCGCCGCATCGGTGTGGTGACGGTGGGTCGAAGGGAGGAGGTCGCGGCGTGGTCGCGGCGCCGGCTGGGATCGGGTGTGGCTGGTGGTGTGCCGTCGAGTTGGCATGGTGGCGAGGCTCCTGGGGTGACGAGACGGATGTGGCCCCGCAGCCGACGAGGGCGGGGCCACATCCGCGGGCTGGCAGATGGTCAGGCGGCGGGGGCGTACTCGGTCTGGTCCAGGCCGTCCGGCGTGCCGCCGACGTGGATGTCCGGCTGCCCGGTGCTGAGGCCGGTGGCCGGCCCGTCTTCGAGGTCCGGTGCCGCGGTGTCCGCGCTGTCGTCCTGCTCGGTGCGCGACGTGGCGGCGGTGCCGCTGGCCTCGGCCGGCTCCTTCTCGACGTCGTCCTCGTCGGGCTCCTCGGCCTGTGGTGCCGGCAGCAGCGACTGGTAGAGCTCGTTCTCGGCGTCGCTCGGGGGGTACTTGTCGGCCTTGAGCCGGTCGAGCCAGGCGATCGCCGGGTCGCCGGACAGGTACGCCGCATGGCCTTGTTCGGCCTTGGCCAGGTTGTACTCCTGGCCGCACACGTACTTCGCGACCAGACTGCGCTGCACCCGGTCCAGGGCCGCTTTGCCGATCTCCGCCCCGGTGAGACCACCGAGGGACCGGTACAGATCGTCGAGGTCGCGGAAGAATCGGAGGTTGTCGGAGGCGGCGGCGCGCTGGGCGTCGAGAAGCAGTTTGCGGGCGGTCTTCGCGCTGCCGTAGGTGGCCACGATGAACTCCCGACGCACGGCGCCGGCCAGGCGCAGCCGCTCCAGGAACTCCGCGTGCTGACGCTCCTGCTCCTGCTTGGCCGCGATCTCCTGCGGGCTCAGACCCGGGTAGGCACTGTTCGTCTTGAGGGTGTAGCCGTACTTGGCCGGGTCCTCGCAGTACACGACGGTCCTGGCCTGGCTGCCCTGCTTCTCGACGAACGCGTGGAAGCCCGGCAGCTTCTTGACCTGCTCGACGTCGACGGGCTGCCCTTCGGTGTCGAGCAGGTTCTCGGCGGCGACCGCGGTACAGCTGGTGTAGCCGAAATCGCGCGGCTTGGGGGTGAGGTCGACGCCGTCGACGAGCAGCTGAAGTTTCGCCTGGTCGCGGCTGCGGGCGTACGCGTGCCTGCCGCGCACCTTGCTGGCCTCGTGCTTGAGCTTCCACTCATCGTCGGCGTAGGCGAGCAGCTGCTGCTGCTCCGCGGGCGAGTCCGCGAACTCCTCGAGGAGCTGAGCCATCTCCAGCGTCAGCGTGCCGGCGTTGAGCGACTGCTGGGCTCGGGCCGGCAGCCGGCGCGCCTTGACCGCGGTCTTTATCTGCTCGACCGGGAGATTGCGCGCCTTGGCGATCGCTTCCTCGTCCCAGCCGTAGTCCAGCAGCAGCTGGTAGGAATCGGCTTCCTCGGTCGCCTCGAAGTCCTTGCGGTGGGAGTTGGCCTCCAGCACGGAGATGATGTGGAATGCCTCGGACTCGTCCTCGGCGATCCAGCACGGCACCATCGGCCGCTCGGCGGCGATGGCAGCGTACTGGCGCCGCTTGCCGACCAGAACCTCGAAGGTTTCGATCGGTTCCTGAGCCTCGCCCGGCTCGTCGCCGGAGACGGTGCCCTGCTCGGTAGCCGGCAGCTCAGGGGACGTGGCCGCGGGCCGACGCCGCGACAACACGACCAGCGGTTCACGGACCCCCATCAGCTCGATCGACTTGCGCAGCCCGGACAGGTCGCCGAGGTCCTTGCGCCTGTGCAGCGGGCTGTCGAGCAGCTCACGGGCGTCGAGGACGCCCACCCGGAACGGCAGCGGCTGCTGGTCACCGCCGTCGGGCCGGATCTCGCCGGTGAAGATCTCGCCGGTGAGAACAGCGGGTGCGACGCTGGTGCCGGGCCGGTCGTTGTCGGCCTCGGCGGGCACGGCGGTCGGATCGGAGCCGGTGGTGGTGTCGATGGTGGTCACGGTGCGACGTCCTCCTACAACGAAGGGAAAGAAAGCTGCGCCCGGAGGGCGCTGGGCCCGACGGGCGGTGCTGGCGCGATCCGAACGGGCCGGCCGATCGGCGCCGGCCCGCAAGACCCACCCGCTGCCGGTGCGCAGCCGGGGACCGCTGTGCCGGTGGGTCTTGTCGGGACCAGCCGCGGGCGGCCAGGATCCGCAGCCAGCACCCACCCGCGCCCCGCGCCATCGGGCGCATGACCGGCAGAATCGTGAAATGGTGATGGTGCCGGGCCTGCCCAGCGAGGGAGCAGCCGTGCGGCGGTAGGAACCCTCACGCTTGACGCGGGAACGTACCTACATATCAGCTGAAAATGCGTCCGGGATGACGACGCTGTGCTGCTGCACCCACATCCACAGCGCGGCCTCGAACCGGCTGTACACCAATGCCGCCGGCCACGGGTTGTCGTCCACGAGGATGGCGTATCGAGGCCCGTTCCGCCGAACTCTGAGCAGGGTGGTGATGCGGTACCTGCGTTCTACGCGCATACGGCGGAACTCGGCCATGATCCGAGCTGCCAGCGGCGCCGCCAGGTCGTTCACGGGCCATCGCGGCTCGGTGCCGTCGTGGACCGGGGCGATGCCCGTGCCATGGATCACCTGCCACACCAGCTGGTGCAGCAACGGTGCAGGCATGACGTCCCATACCTTGCGTGCCCGTGCGCCGAGCCGGTGGTATACCTCAACGTCCGCTTCCTGGTCCCATGACACCTCGATTTCCGCTGCCTGCAGCGATCGATGGTGTTGCGTGTCGAGGACCACGGTGGACCCGTCGAGCGAGCACAGCACGTCGACGGCAGCCGGGCTCAGATCCGCAACGAACGCGCCCAGCTCGACCAGGTCCGTGGCGTGGGTGTCGCGCCACACCGCGGGAAAGCGCTGGTGAAGGATCGCGTAGTTGCTGCGCTGTGCCGAGCTGCTCAACGCGCGGTCCCCGGTACAGGCACTCGTGGCCGCGTTCACGTACACCGCCTGGTCCGGACTCAGGCGCCGGTCGGTGACCTTCAACGGCGCCACGTATCCCGAGCCGGCGTCGTGCGGGTACACGTACCCGATCCGATATCCGGCAGCCCGCAGCCGGCCGACCGTCGCGGCGGCTACCTGCTCCAGGTAGCGCCGCAAAATCGGTTCGTCACGGACCACGTGGAGTACGGCCGGCGGCCCGGTGTCTGCCTCACCGGCCGACACGGTGACGGCACCGGTCACCTCGGCCACGTTGCCTGCGTTGCCGGCCTGATCGGCACCCACGAGAACTAGACGAGCCTGGTCACGGTCGACGGGCGTGGCGGCCAGATGAGGGTGCACGCTCAGATGCGCGCCGGCGCGCAAGGCCAAGTGACTCACGGCTTCGGTGAGTGCAGCGTCGGCGGTGATCAGCAGGGCGGTGTTCACGGCCGGTCCCGCACCGGCGCCGCAGCGGTGCTGTCGGTCAGGAGCCACGGGACGCGGTGCGCGGGTATCCGGGCGCCGAGCAGCCATCCGATCAGGTTGATCAGGCCGTTGCGCGGTGCGAGCGCGCGGGCCCGCTCGTGTGCGGCGCCGGCGAGGGCGTCTTCGCCGCGGCGCCACGCGGACCAGGCGGTCAGGGCCGCTGCTGCTGTCGCGTCGCCGCCGGGGGTGCGGCGCAGTGCGTCGAGCCAGAGGTCACGCTGCCACAGTGCGTCGCCGGTGTGGCGCCAGGCCTCGATCAGCAGCCCGCGTTCGCGTAGCGCCACGGTCAGCTGGGCGACCTCATCGGCGGTCAGTGATTGCCCGGA
This window of the Actinoplanes oblitus genome carries:
- a CDS encoding DUF6193 family natural product biosynthesis protein; amino-acid sequence: MMASMEHAVKDLVEAGWQTVRADGRVHADLLKAAYAEPRLRCLFPWTGMGELHFSRCTEWPWGWDIPYIEPAPGGAYRVAGPSRSQTVGPAATAREAVAMVVERLPPGADVVFVGRWDELLAREAGGSRPEAGQ
- a CDS encoding DUF4259 domain-containing protein, with the protein product MGTWDVGPFDNDDAADFAFELDDGPAHTRIEMIGAVLERVASPADNDPRLSDAPRAVAAAALIAAQYPGGAPITSAHGPTTPMPEFPAYLRNLAIDALDRVITTPTWLAEHWDATPHGPAWRQTISELRKVLDPPQRESLFDL
- a CDS encoding ParB/RepB/Spo0J family partition protein, whose protein sequence is MTTIDTTTGSDPTAVPAEADNDRPGTSVAPAVLTGEIFTGEIRPDGGDQQPLPFRVGVLDARELLDSPLHRRKDLGDLSGLRKSIELMGVREPLVVLSRRRPAATSPELPATEQGTVSGDEPGEAQEPIETFEVLVGKRRQYAAIAAERPMVPCWIAEDESEAFHIISVLEANSHRKDFEATEEADSYQLLLDYGWDEEAIAKARNLPVEQIKTAVKARRLPARAQQSLNAGTLTLEMAQLLEEFADSPAEQQQLLAYADDEWKLKHEASKVRGRHAYARSRDQAKLQLLVDGVDLTPKPRDFGYTSCTAVAAENLLDTEGQPVDVEQVKKLPGFHAFVEKQGSQARTVVYCEDPAKYGYTLKTNSAYPGLSPQEIAAKQEQERQHAEFLERLRLAGAVRREFIVATYGSAKTARKLLLDAQRAAASDNLRFFRDLDDLYRSLGGLTGAEIGKAALDRVQRSLVAKYVCGQEYNLAKAEQGHAAYLSGDPAIAWLDRLKADKYPPSDAENELYQSLLPAPQAEEPDEDDVEKEPAEASGTAATSRTEQDDSADTAAPDLEDGPATGLSTGQPDIHVGGTPDGLDQTEYAPAA
- a CDS encoding SMI1/KNR4 family protein; its protein translation is MVTHLLLAEKSTFDAPGDKRCEPILSDPTGTITGVIHEDDLAFEAARARVRAGEYLDSMPGLPGEDTEGGGVFQYAPDGRLQRVYSRWHVGFREARDLGCIPDLPPLHPASPDAVEACETAIGRSLPPLLRRCYLELGNGGFGPSYGLMSIEELAHAVPDRDSWPMSLAPACTFLLPVSSWGCGIESCIDLCSQDAQMWVIDPNYGPDNEADPVQFPHGTASLVLYPHGMTFASWLHRWARQDLSLPLVVEDEETGAWRHATDTD